A portion of the Glycine max cultivar Williams 82 chromosome 10, Glycine_max_v4.0, whole genome shotgun sequence genome contains these proteins:
- the SLR1 gene encoding auxin-induced protein ali50 translates to MTTMLTNEHGLSLNLKETELCLGLPGGGSEVETPRATGKRGFSETVDLKLNLQTKEDLNENLKNVSKEKTLLKDPAKPPAKAQVVGWPPVRSYRKNMMAVQKVSNEEVAEKTTSSTIANSGAFVKVSMDGAPYLRKVDLTMYKSYKDLSDALAKMFSSFTMGNYGAQGMIDFMNESKLMDLLNSSEYVPTYEDKDGDWMLVGDVPWEMFVGSCKRLRIMKGSEAIGLAPRAMEKCKSRS, encoded by the exons ATGACAACTATGCTGACAAATGAGCATGGTCTGAGTTTGAACCTCAAGGAGACTGAGCTTTGCCTCGGTTTGCCTGGCGGGGGCTCTGAAGTGGAAACTCCAAGGGCCACTGGGAAGAGAGGGTTCTCTGAGACCGTTGATCTGAAGCTTAATCTTCAGACCAAGGAAGATCTGAATGAGAATCTGAAGAATGTCTCAAAGGAGAAGACTCTCCTTAAAGATCCTGCTAAGCCGCCGGCTAA GGCTCAAGTGGTTGGTTGGCCACCAGTGAGATCATACAGGAAGAACATGATGGCAGTACAGAAGGTTAGCAATGAGGAAGTAGCTGAGAAGACAACAAGCAGCACTATTGCTAATTCTGGGGCGTTTGTCAAGGTTTCCATGGATGGAGCACCTTACCTTCGCAAGGTGGACCTCACAATGTACAAAAGCTACAAAGACTTATCTGATGCCTTGGCCAAAATGTTCAGCTCCTTCACCATGG GTAACTATGGGGCCCAAGGAATGATAGACTTCATGAATGAGAGCAAGTTGATGGATCTTCTTAACAGCTCTGAGTATGTGCCAACCTATGAAGATAAGGATGGTGACTGGATGCTCGTGGGTGATGTCCCATGGGA GATGTTTGTTGGGTCATGCAAGCGCCTGCGAATAATGAAGGGATCAGAAGCGATTGGCCTTG CGCCAAGAGCAATGGAAAAATGCAAAAGCAGAAGCTGA